From Sphingobacterium bambusae:
GGATGGTAGCAAGGTGATCCTTAATGCGCGATCTAGCCTGCGTATCGATGAAAAACAATACGGTAAAGTAAGCCGCACCGTGGAATTGTTGACAGGGGAAGCTTTTTTTGATGTAGAGAAAGATAGTAGCCTCGCTTTTATCGTTCTTGCCGGTCCTTTACAAACACGGGTCTTGGGAACCTCGTTCGGCATACAGGCTTATCCAGAAATGGCTGCACAGGTTGTGTCGGTATACAGTGGGCGCGTTCAGGTGCAACATGGCGAACATACCTTAGGGATACTGACTTACGGCGAACAGATCCGATTCGACAAAGTGTCTGCGAACAGCGCATTGCTTCATTTTGATGCAGATAGATCCAAGAGTTGGATGTCTGGGCGTAGCTTCTTGCGGCAGGCCTCCTTTTCAGAATTGGCTTTGGCGATCAGAAATAATTATGGGATAACCTTGAAAGCTGGAGATGAGCGTATTGTCCGCCAACAGTACAGTCTCCCTATTCAAGAGCGTGTGCCATTTAAAGATGTGCTACAAGCGATCTGTAAAATTCATAACAATAGATCAAGAAAGGAGGGAGATACCGTGCTGATTTATTAAAACGTATCTCAAAAAAATAGGTTAACGACCGCCATCGCTAACCTGCTTTTTAAATCCTACAGTTTGCCCTGTAGAAAAATGTATCAAAAACCGTATCAGTTATTTAACACAAAGCAAATTTATGCAAATTAATTTATACTATCTCCATTTTACTATGCGAATATTGTTGATAGGAATGCTAGGAGTTCTAAGTCTTACCGAAATGCTCTTTGCCGCCGATGTGAAGGCTCAAATTTTAGATAAGAAGATAAGTGTCGATGTGGCGGAGGGGAGTATCACGCAGGCCGTTCAACGCTTGGAAGCCGAACAGGTCTATATAGCCTTCGACGATTCGGATATGAAACTCTCCAAAAAACATATCCGTCCGAAAGCATTTAAACATACGCCCGTTCGCGATGTACTCACGTATCTGTTTGCGGGAACTGGATTGGTTTTTAAAGAGTCGGGGGCTTACATTACCTTGGAAAGGAAAGTGCCACAGCGTCCAGGAAAAATCAGTGGAAAAATTTTTGATGAACGCGGACTCGCCTTGGCAGGCGCCAATATTCGCGTGTTGGAGACCGGCAGGACCACACAAGCTAGTGTGGATGGCTCCTATCAGGTTGATCTGCCTGCCGGTAGTTACCGCGTGGAGATCAGCTATGTATCTTATCAAACACAACGTGTGCAGGATGTTACGGTGCGTGCCGGTCAAAGCACCACGCTGGACGTCTCGATGAAAGTCAATACACAACAGTTGGAAGATGTTGTCGTGACGGTGAATTACAAACAAGCATCCGTGGCTGGGCTGTATGCAGCACAAAAAAATGCTGCTTCGGTAACAGATGGTATTTCTGCCGAACAGATCGCCCGTACGCCGGATAATGACATCGGACAGGTTTTAAAACGGGTGACGGGAATTACGACGGTGAACAATAGCCGTGTTATTGTTAGGGGGATGTCTGACCGCTACAACCAAGCGATGCTGGACGGAGTGACTATCCCCAGCACCTCGATGAATCGCCGTGATTTTTCTTTTGACATCATTCCGGCTACGATGGTGAGTTCGATCGTGGTTAATAAAACAGCCACACCCGATGTCTCCTCGGAGTTTTCTGGTGGTCAAGTATCGGTTAATACGCTGGATATCCCAGATCAAAACTTCACCACCCTTCAAGTAGGAATTGGAGGAAACAGCCAGACAACAGGTAAAGACTTCTATCGCCTCGGGGAGCGTAAAAGCAGTGAATATTTTGGTTTTTTTGATCCATCGGCAAAAGCCCCGGAAAATATACAGTCTTGGAATTTTGGAGGGACGGCAGTTCCGCCTCCCGGAATATCGACTGATCCAACAATACCGGGTGCAGCGGAAGGCCAACATCTTATCGGAGATAATTCGCCACTTTACAATTCCTTTGACGCTATTGCGCAATCGAAACGTTTCTCCAGTGACAACCTAAAATTATACCGATATACAGCCTCTCCTAATCAAAACTATCTCTTCGGACTAGGACGGGTATATCAACTAGGAGATGGCCTACGCTTTGGCTTTTCGGCCAGTGCAAATTTACGTACTGAGCAACAGATTACACCTTTTAATAATGTGCGTGGATCGAGTTACGGCGAAGAGGTCGATTATATCGATAGCACGGGGATAGGCCAAAGTGGTGCTGGTACAGCTTACCGATTCCAAAGTGCCAGTGGTTTATTGGCAAATCTAGGTTTGCAAGGGGAAAAGTTTAAGATTTCCCTAAAAAATATGTACACGCGTACGTATAATGATAATTTCTATGAAGCGATTCGCTTAAACTATGAGGACGTACCGCAAGGTCCGAGCTTAGAGCAGTATCAGCAACCGCAAACTATGTCGCTACAGCAACACCAATTGAATGGTGAATATCAACTGCCGTGGAACATAAAAATGGATGGCATGTTTGCGTATAATAAGATCAAACAGCAAATTTTGGATGAACGAAAAATAGAGTATCGTCTCACGACGAGTATCGGAGACCAACACTACTTTCAGACGCCGAACCTATGGAAGCCTGGTCGAGCAGGTGGTACCAATACACCTTTTGACTACCGGATGTGGACAAATGTGGATGAAAATGATTTCAATTGGGGGCTAAATTTCGCTCGACCTTTTGCTACAGGATCGTCCGCAAGTACTTTGCTGAAATTTGGCTATCAAGGCTGGACGAAGCGGCGCGACCTTTCCATTACGCGCATGATACCTTACACTGCAACAGCAAGCGTGATCGAGCAACCTTACGAAGTGATTTTGCGCCCCGAAAATATAGGATCGGGGCTTAACCAAGCGTATTATTGGGCCGAGAATACCAATGGATCCATTTTTAATGGTCGTATTGATATCCATGTATTGTATTTGATGGCTGATCAAAAATTGTGGAATAAGTTGCGTTTGGTATACGGTTTACGTGGTGAATCTTTTACACTTAATAATAGCCAAGAGGACTTACTGGATAGGCAATTTACTGATCAGGATGAGCTCATTCAGTATCGAAGAGCGGTCTTAGAAAACGGTTGGCGTTGGTTGCCTTCACTCAACGCGACTTATGAGGTGACATCTACGTTTAATGTTCGAGGTTCGTATTCCCGAACGGCTATTCGACCTGACTTTCGCGAGTCATCCTTCTTCGGCTTTTACGATTATGAGTTGGATGGAAATATCAGTGGCGACCGCGTCGAGTCGACGATCGTGGATAATGTGGATGCACGCCTAGAATGGTACCCTTCTCCCGGAGAGATTATTTCATTGACGGGGTATTACAAGTATCTCGACCGTCCGATAGAGTTAATTAAAATTTCGGGAGCAAATCAGTATGCCTTTACGAATATGGAATCGGCTACGAATCTCGGTTTGGAGCTGGAGTTTCGTAAAAATTTTAGTTTCCTAGGTAGTGCAGCATGGTTGCAAGATCTTTTTATTTATGGAAATGGAAGTTTGTTAAAATCAGAAGTAGATGCCTTATCGCAGTGGCGATATGTAATCCAAGAAGATGGAAGCAACTTGCTTATGCAGACAAAAGAAGGGGTGCAAAATCGTCCGTTGATTGGGCAATCACCTTGGCTGTTAAACGCTGGTTTAGGTTATTGGGGTGAGTATGTAGGCTTGACGGCTAGTTACAACCAACGTGGATACCGAACGAACATAACCCATGTAAATCCAAATCTCGTAGAATATGAACAAGCTCCCCGTCAACTCGATGCGCAGGTATATGCACGCTTCCTGAAAAAGAAGCTGGAATTGAAGTTGAATATGGCGAATATCTTGAATGAATGGGCTGTCTACTACACCAATACCACGGGGTATACCGAAATAAATGAGTTGGGTGGTGGATGGAATGCGGTAGAAGGCAAGAGTAATCGGTACCGTAAGGAAGAAGGTGATAATATCGTTTACAGACGAAAGGATGGACAACGATTTAATCTATCGCTAACGTACAATTTTTAATAAAGAAAATTTTTAAAACTGCGCGAGGCAGTTTGTCAGACCAATGGTTTTAATAAAAAAAGCATCCGAGCATTGCCCAATAGCGCAATCTGGAAATTAAAGAAAAATTAGGAAACCAACGGTATGACAACAAACTATACTACTCATCGAAATGCTGTCCCGAAGAGTAGCATAGTCATAAAGGATCTTGTGGCAGCAAAATTAAGTTTTTATAACCAAAAAATGAAAAATTTTTTAACGCTAGGGGCTGTTTGCGCAATCGCATTCGCTTCATGTAACAAAGACAATATCGCTGTTCAAGGTGATTTAAATGCAGGTTTACCTGCTAAGCCGCAAGCGCACATCCCTGTAAATGCCAGTGGTTTAATTACAAAAAACTTCCTATCGAAAGATACGGTTTGGTTAATTGATGGAGTGTCTTACGTTAGACCGGGGCAAACGTTGACTATCGAAGCCGGTACATTCTTGACCTCAGGGAATTTAAAAACCTATAATGACCCTTTGTATGGCACACATCAGATTCGCGGAGTATTGGTTGTGCCAAAAACAGCGAAATTGAATGCGATCGGTACGCCTACAGAACCTATTGTTTTTACATCGCCAAATGCAGCAGGATCACGTAATCCAGGTGATTTCGGTGGGGTGATCGTTTTAGGTAGAGCGCGCATCAACCAAAGTGTTGCAACACGTATCGAAGGTCTTCCTCAGCCAGATGGTACAGACGTTACTTATGGTACGTTTGGTGCGGATACGTATAATACAGAAAGCTCAGGTACGTTGCGTTACGTGCGTATCGAGTTTGCCGGTTACAATTTGAATGAGAACAACGAAATTAACGGTTTGACTTTAGGTGGTGTGGGTAGTGGTACCGAATTATCTCACATTCAAGTGTCATGGGGTAGAGACGATGCCTTTGAATTCTTCGGAGGTACAGTCAATGCTGATCACTTGGTGGCCTTGTCGGCTGATGATGATGATTTCGATTTTGATTTCGGTTATTCAGGAACTATTAACTACGGTTTATCGTTAAAAGATCCGAATGCGACCAACAGTATTTCTGGAGGTGTCTCTGATGCTAACGGTATTGAGTCGGACAATGAAGGTGCAAGTCCTTTTGCCTCTTTACCGAAGACCAATCCTAAGTTGAACAATTTTACATTCTTGGGTTTGCAAAATGCAACAACCGCTGCTACAAAATTAAGAGCAGGTAACCGTTGGAGAAGAGGAACTTCAATGACGATCCAACGTTCGATTATTGCAGGTTATCCTACAGGAGTAGCTTTTGAGGCCATTACAAGTGCAGGTGGTACATTTAGCAATAACTTGGTTCATGGATATACCACAGCCATCACCGGTACACCAACACCAGCAAATTACACAGGTAACGGAACCAGTACAGCCGCAAGTGCAAATAGCTATTTGTTGTTAGGTACTAATGCATTTACCAATCCATTTTACAGTACAGCGGCCGCATCATCATTTAATGTCAGTAATTTGATTCCATCAGCAAACTCTCCCGCTTATGGAACGGCTGCGACATTTAAAGGAGCCTTTCAACCAGGTGTAGCTGTTTGGACAGCAAATTGGACACAATTCCAACCGAAGACTTATTAATTATTACTAATGAGAGGAGGGCAATTTATTTTGCTCTCCTTGCTCTTGACCCCCCCCTATGAGAAAAATA
This genomic window contains:
- a CDS encoding TonB-dependent receptor is translated as MLGVLSLTEMLFAADVKAQILDKKISVDVAEGSITQAVQRLEAEQVYIAFDDSDMKLSKKHIRPKAFKHTPVRDVLTYLFAGTGLVFKESGAYITLERKVPQRPGKISGKIFDERGLALAGANIRVLETGRTTQASVDGSYQVDLPAGSYRVEISYVSYQTQRVQDVTVRAGQSTTLDVSMKVNTQQLEDVVVTVNYKQASVAGLYAAQKNAASVTDGISAEQIARTPDNDIGQVLKRVTGITTVNNSRVIVRGMSDRYNQAMLDGVTIPSTSMNRRDFSFDIIPATMVSSIVVNKTATPDVSSEFSGGQVSVNTLDIPDQNFTTLQVGIGGNSQTTGKDFYRLGERKSSEYFGFFDPSAKAPENIQSWNFGGTAVPPPGISTDPTIPGAAEGQHLIGDNSPLYNSFDAIAQSKRFSSDNLKLYRYTASPNQNYLFGLGRVYQLGDGLRFGFSASANLRTEQQITPFNNVRGSSYGEEVDYIDSTGIGQSGAGTAYRFQSASGLLANLGLQGEKFKISLKNMYTRTYNDNFYEAIRLNYEDVPQGPSLEQYQQPQTMSLQQHQLNGEYQLPWNIKMDGMFAYNKIKQQILDERKIEYRLTTSIGDQHYFQTPNLWKPGRAGGTNTPFDYRMWTNVDENDFNWGLNFARPFATGSSASTLLKFGYQGWTKRRDLSITRMIPYTATASVIEQPYEVILRPENIGSGLNQAYYWAENTNGSIFNGRIDIHVLYLMADQKLWNKLRLVYGLRGESFTLNNSQEDLLDRQFTDQDELIQYRRAVLENGWRWLPSLNATYEVTSTFNVRGSYSRTAIRPDFRESSFFGFYDYELDGNISGDRVESTIVDNVDARLEWYPSPGEIISLTGYYKYLDRPIELIKISGANQYAFTNMESATNLGLELEFRKNFSFLGSAAWLQDLFIYGNGSLLKSEVDALSQWRYVIQEDGSNLLMQTKEGVQNRPLIGQSPWLLNAGLGYWGEYVGLTASYNQRGYRTNITHVNPNLVEYEQAPRQLDAQVYARFLKKKLELKLNMANILNEWAVYYTNTTGYTEINELGGGWNAVEGKSNRYRKEEGDNIVYRRKDGQRFNLSLTYNF
- a CDS encoding FecR family protein gives rise to the protein MKKKIFHFLTYRYHQGTASKQEKQLFDRWYQSLDQRQEVLPTDLPEREQRSLNHILQVIDSRSVVDSKTSFKSWKWFAGVAAVLLCITGITVFIQQFNQVETKLAVEHAYRIFETQVGERKELALPDGSKVILNARSSLRIDEKQYGKVSRTVELLTGEAFFDVEKDSSLAFIVLAGPLQTRVLGTSFGIQAYPEMAAQVVSVYSGRVQVQHGEHTLGILTYGEQIRFDKVSANSALLHFDADRSKSWMSGRSFLRQASFSELALAIRNNYGITLKAGDERIVRQQYSLPIQERVPFKDVLQAICKIHNNRSRKEGDTVLIY